Proteins encoded within one genomic window of Vicinamibacterales bacterium:
- a CDS encoding LysM peptidoglycan-binding domain-containing protein, with translation MVLRDARPVFAVAVLATTIAGCSTRSHARLPVVAPPPVVAQRAQPTPPLAAPADPIATLIQSSQRHFEAGQQELSIGHLDRAKQEFNQAVDVLLQSPYGARYDARLREHFDRLVDRISAYEVVALAEGDGFTEKRYEPAPIDTLLDLSTTPPSSPSDALKQAVASDLRSTTHDIAIPLNARVLEYIELFQGRLREWFGTGLRRGARYLPMIQQVFRAEGLPLDLAYVPLIESAFNPNAVSRAKAKGVWQFMAGTALEHGLKRDWYVDERSDPEKATRAAARYLETLATLFDGDWHLALASYNGGPGLVQRAVKRTGLVDFWSLSQMPKALPRETREYVPMILAAVVIARNPAQYGFDLVPSAPVEYDKVKVPRPVDLRRIAEWAGVNVSDIQELNPELRRWTTPVRYPDYEVKVPRGTAGTVEERLAELAPTDLAALKRYTVKKGETLVSIANKLRVSRVDLADANYLSTKARVSPGQNLIIPVEPTLLLAGRPDRPAPLAESRPAASSERLVLQTPSGDLSERVRLVYRVKSGDTLYSVARVYQTSVASLKQWNSLRDDRLVPGARLTIFASRGYQAQHH, from the coding sequence ATGGTCTTGCGTGACGCGCGGCCGGTATTTGCAGTGGCCGTGCTTGCCACGACGATCGCAGGGTGTTCGACGCGGTCGCACGCGCGTCTGCCGGTGGTTGCGCCCCCGCCGGTCGTGGCGCAGCGGGCGCAGCCCACTCCGCCACTCGCAGCGCCCGCCGACCCGATCGCGACGCTCATCCAGTCCTCACAACGGCACTTCGAGGCGGGACAGCAGGAACTGTCCATCGGCCACCTGGATCGGGCCAAGCAGGAATTCAACCAGGCGGTCGACGTGCTGCTGCAGTCACCCTATGGCGCGCGGTACGACGCCCGACTCCGGGAGCACTTCGATCGCCTCGTGGATCGGATCAGCGCGTACGAGGTCGTCGCCCTCGCCGAGGGCGACGGGTTCACCGAGAAACGGTACGAGCCGGCCCCGATCGACACGCTCCTCGATCTGTCGACGACGCCACCGTCATCGCCGTCGGATGCGTTGAAGCAGGCCGTCGCGTCGGACCTGCGGAGCACGACGCACGACATCGCCATTCCGCTGAACGCCCGGGTGTTGGAGTACATCGAGTTGTTCCAGGGGCGTCTGCGGGAATGGTTCGGGACCGGCCTCCGACGTGGCGCCCGCTATCTCCCGATGATCCAGCAGGTGTTCAGAGCGGAAGGCCTTCCGCTCGATCTCGCCTACGTCCCCCTCATCGAAAGCGCCTTCAATCCGAACGCCGTGTCGCGCGCGAAAGCCAAGGGCGTATGGCAGTTCATGGCCGGAACCGCCCTCGAGCACGGGCTCAAGCGCGACTGGTACGTGGATGAACGCTCGGATCCCGAAAAAGCCACACGCGCCGCCGCCCGGTACCTGGAAACCCTGGCGACCCTCTTCGACGGCGACTGGCACCTGGCGCTCGCCTCCTACAACGGCGGACCGGGCCTCGTGCAGCGTGCCGTCAAGCGAACCGGGCTGGTCGATTTCTGGTCGCTGTCTCAGATGCCAAAGGCGCTGCCGCGGGAGACGCGAGAGTACGTCCCGATGATCCTCGCAGCGGTCGTCATCGCACGCAATCCCGCCCAATACGGTTTCGACCTGGTCCCGAGTGCGCCTGTCGAGTACGACAAGGTGAAGGTGCCGCGCCCCGTGGACTTGCGCCGAATTGCCGAGTGGGCAGGGGTCAACGTGTCGGATATCCAGGAACTCAACCCGGAACTCCGACGCTGGACGACGCCGGTGCGCTATCCGGACTACGAGGTCAAGGTCCCCCGGGGGACGGCCGGGACCGTCGAGGAACGGCTGGCGGAGCTTGCGCCGACCGATCTCGCCGCATTGAAGCGGTACACCGTGAAGAAGGGCGAGACACTGGTTTCGATCGCCAACAAGCTCCGTGTCAGCCGCGTCGATCTGGCCGACGCAAACTACCTGTCGACCAAGGCCCGGGTCTCCCCAGGTCAGAACCTGATCATTCCGGTCGAACCCACGCTGCTCCTGGCCGGTCGGCCGGATCGTCCGGCCCCGCTCGCAGAGTCGCGCCCGGCGGCCTCTTCGGAGAGACTGGTCCTGCAGACGCCGTCAGGCGATCTGTCCGAGCGCGTCAGACTGGTCTACCGGGTGAAGTCCGGCGACACGTTGTACTCGGTGGCGCGCGTCTACCAGACGAGCGTGGCCTCGCTCAAGCAGTGGAACAGCCTGCGAGACGACCGGCTCGTCCCGGGCGCTCGCCTGACAATCTTCGCGTCACGCGGCTACCAGGCGCAGCATCACTGA
- a CDS encoding YifB family Mg chelatase-like AAA ATPase has product MLACLRTAAVFGVDAYPVHVEVDVTFGLPSFTMVGLPDPSVRESRDRVRSAIRNSGFEFPPHRITVNLAPADVRKAGSSFDLPIALGVLAASGVVERRRVDDIVLLGELSLDGGIQATRGVLPIAAAARREGLSAILLPSGNAQEAAIVQPLQVMPVDSLAQAVEALNAPAAWPGPPSTVSNAPEARADAVDFAEVRGQALARRALEVAAAGGHNVLLIGPPGAGKTMMARRVPGILPPLSFDEAIESTSIHSVCGLLPPGAGLLIERPFRAPHHTISDIALVGGGSLPRPGEISLAHNGVLFLDELPEFDRRVLEVLRQPLEEGRIAVARAARTAVFPARFMLIAAMNPCPCGFLGDQTRVCRCTPNEIQRYRSRLSGPLLDRLDLVVEVPAVPATALGEEAGAELSAAIRARVLDARARQEARNLVAGVRVNAALQGRWVLRQCRPEPAARRLIERAVQHLGLSARGYTRVLKVARTIADLAGADTVAAQHVGEALQYRTQEPDGQGRPSSR; this is encoded by the coding sequence GTGCTCGCCTGCCTGCGCACCGCGGCGGTCTTCGGCGTAGACGCCTATCCCGTGCACGTGGAGGTGGACGTCACGTTCGGCCTGCCCTCGTTCACGATGGTCGGTCTCCCCGACCCGAGCGTCCGCGAGAGCCGCGACCGCGTGCGCAGTGCCATTCGGAACTCCGGATTCGAGTTTCCGCCGCACCGGATCACGGTCAACCTGGCCCCGGCCGACGTCCGCAAGGCCGGCTCGTCGTTCGACCTCCCGATCGCCCTGGGTGTACTGGCCGCGAGCGGCGTGGTCGAACGGCGCCGTGTCGACGATATCGTCCTGCTCGGTGAACTCTCGCTCGATGGGGGCATCCAGGCAACGCGCGGTGTGCTCCCGATCGCGGCGGCCGCGCGGCGCGAGGGTCTGAGCGCCATCCTGCTCCCGTCGGGCAACGCCCAGGAAGCGGCCATCGTCCAGCCGTTGCAGGTCATGCCGGTGGACTCGCTGGCGCAGGCCGTGGAGGCGCTGAACGCCCCGGCGGCCTGGCCCGGACCGCCCTCGACGGTATCGAACGCTCCCGAGGCGCGCGCCGACGCGGTCGATTTCGCCGAGGTGCGCGGGCAGGCGTTGGCCCGCCGGGCGCTCGAAGTGGCGGCGGCCGGGGGCCACAACGTGTTGCTCATCGGTCCGCCGGGCGCCGGCAAGACGATGATGGCGAGACGCGTGCCGGGCATCCTGCCGCCGTTGTCGTTCGACGAGGCGATTGAGTCCACATCCATCCACTCCGTGTGCGGGCTGCTGCCTCCGGGCGCCGGCCTCCTGATCGAACGTCCGTTCCGCGCGCCGCACCACACGATCTCCGACATCGCGCTCGTCGGCGGCGGGTCGCTGCCCCGCCCGGGCGAGATCAGTCTCGCGCACAACGGCGTGCTGTTCCTCGACGAACTGCCGGAGTTCGACCGCCGGGTCCTGGAGGTCCTGCGCCAGCCGCTCGAGGAAGGCCGGATCGCCGTGGCGCGCGCGGCGCGGACCGCGGTCTTCCCTGCCAGGTTCATGCTGATCGCGGCGATGAACCCCTGTCCCTGCGGGTTTCTCGGCGACCAGACACGCGTCTGCCGGTGCACACCGAACGAGATCCAGCGCTACCGCAGCCGCCTGTCGGGTCCGCTGCTCGATCGCCTCGATCTCGTCGTGGAGGTTCCCGCCGTGCCGGCGACCGCGCTCGGAGAGGAGGCCGGCGCCGAGTTGTCTGCCGCGATTCGGGCGCGGGTGCTCGACGCGCGGGCGCGACAGGAGGCGCGGAACCTCGTCGCTGGCGTCCGCGTGAACGCGGCTCTCCAGGGCCGCTGGGTGTTGAGACAGTGTCGGCCGGAGCCGGCCGCGCGCCGCCTGATCGAGCGCGCCGTGCAGCACCTCGGTCTCAGCGCGCGGGGCTACACGCGGGTGCTCAAGGTGGCCAGGACGATTGCCGACCTCGCCGGCGCGGACACGGTTGCCGCCCAACATGTCGGTGAAGCGCTGCAGTACCGCACGCAGGAGCCTGATGGACAGGGCCGCCCGTCTTCGAGGTGA
- a CDS encoding PadR family transcriptional regulator, with protein sequence MTIGVPESKKSDVLQGTLDLMVLKTLEALGPLHGYGLARRLEQLSRDVLRLNEGTVYTSLLRLQQQGWIASAWGVSENNRKARFYSITRRGRKQLVTETENWERISGVITRLLQLAPGGDF encoded by the coding sequence ATGACCATAGGAGTACCGGAGTCCAAGAAGTCCGACGTCCTCCAGGGCACCCTCGATCTCATGGTCCTCAAGACCCTCGAGGCCCTGGGACCGCTGCACGGGTACGGTCTCGCCCGCCGGCTCGAGCAACTGAGTCGCGACGTCCTCCGCCTGAACGAGGGCACCGTCTACACCTCCCTGCTCCGTCTCCAACAGCAGGGCTGGATCGCCTCCGCGTGGGGCGTCTCCGAGAACAACCGGAAGGCGCGCTTCTACTCCATCACGAGGCGGGGTCGAAAGCAGCTCGTCACCGAAACGGAGAACTGGGAGCGGATTTCCGGTGTCATCACCCGCCTGCTGCAGCTGGCACCCGGCGGTGACTTCTGA
- a CDS encoding ABC transporter permease, giving the protein MRGLFEGGQADREFDQEVEAHIGLLAERFVREGMTPDEGRHAAVRQFGNVTFLKETRAELRSFAPLQALGQDLRYGARLLRRSPGWTVVAVMTLAIGIAANATIFSLVQAVLLEPLPYPDSDRLVVPCTVFKRLGTDRGSVAYADIMDWRAERGLLDIVAAYNPSRADITEGAEPERVPALRADDVYFRVMGMTPLLGRFFTPEENLPNGPRVMILSHKLWTRRFGADPGVIGRLVEIFGVPTTVVGVARPDGIWPADAELVRPLGTGGQPDADMLRRDNHVYRALARLKPGVTIEQAQAKLTVVAAVIAKRETNRAETSWKLHSMDSYIVGPSARRTLWVLLGAALLVLLIACVNVANLLLARGIAREREIAVRAALGAGRRRIAVQFLAESALLSATGGVAGVVLAYWGLRALILAAPRDIPGIEQAHVDARVLVFSVGLCLATTVLAGLAPALRAARISPARSFHEAGRTVSGTLRGGRLRSVLVVCELALAIVLLTGAALLVRSVGRITTIDPGVSPEDVLTVEITLPTARYANDPQIADAFDRITAAVRRVPGVVTASAASSLPIGGGGFYLGRVFLEEGQPAPPASTDTEAAWSVVQPGYFGAMKIPILEGRAFTSHDAATSAPVIIVSQAMARKMFPNRSPIGQRIRSWRDENLYREIVGVAGDVRYYSLAGDVPHNVYVPHTQNSWNGLSLVIRTRVDPLSALASVRSAVWSVDKKLALANVQTMQQIMDKDMAEPRLSMFLLVLFGLTALALSAIGVYGIVAYAVTERTREIGIRMALGAARLQVVAMLVWRALRLAAAGLLFGLAAALALTRTIESLLFEVKATDPAAFGAAAMLLVGIAVTAACIPAYRASRVDPVATLRSE; this is encoded by the coding sequence GTGCGAGGTCTCTTCGAGGGCGGCCAAGCGGATCGCGAATTCGACCAGGAAGTCGAGGCCCACATCGGTCTGCTCGCCGAGAGATTCGTGCGTGAGGGCATGACGCCGGACGAGGGGCGGCACGCGGCGGTCCGCCAGTTCGGCAACGTGACGTTCCTGAAGGAGACGCGTGCCGAACTGCGGAGCTTCGCCCCGCTGCAGGCGCTCGGCCAGGACCTCCGATACGGAGCGCGCCTGCTCCGCAGGAGCCCAGGATGGACCGTCGTCGCCGTGATGACGCTGGCGATTGGCATCGCCGCGAATGCCACGATCTTCAGCCTCGTCCAGGCTGTGCTCCTCGAACCCCTGCCCTATCCGGACTCCGATCGCCTCGTGGTCCCGTGCACGGTGTTCAAGCGGCTCGGAACGGACCGCGGCAGCGTGGCCTATGCGGACATCATGGACTGGAGGGCCGAGCGCGGCCTGCTCGACATCGTGGCGGCCTACAACCCCAGCCGAGCGGACATTACGGAGGGGGCGGAGCCAGAGCGCGTTCCTGCCCTCCGCGCCGACGACGTGTATTTCCGCGTGATGGGCATGACGCCGCTGCTCGGCCGGTTTTTCACGCCCGAGGAAAACCTCCCGAACGGACCACGCGTCATGATTCTGTCTCACAAGCTATGGACGCGCCGGTTTGGCGCCGACCCGGGTGTGATCGGCCGCCTCGTCGAGATCTTCGGCGTCCCAACCACCGTCGTCGGCGTGGCGCGGCCCGATGGAATCTGGCCGGCCGACGCCGAACTGGTCCGCCCGCTCGGCACGGGGGGGCAGCCCGACGCCGACATGCTGCGCCGGGACAATCACGTGTACCGCGCGCTGGCGCGTCTCAAGCCCGGAGTGACGATCGAACAGGCGCAGGCGAAGCTGACCGTCGTGGCCGCGGTGATCGCCAAGCGCGAGACCAACCGCGCCGAGACGAGCTGGAAGCTCCACTCGATGGACAGCTACATCGTCGGCCCGTCGGCCCGACGGACGCTGTGGGTGCTGCTTGGCGCGGCGCTGCTGGTGCTCCTCATCGCCTGCGTCAACGTGGCCAACCTGCTGCTCGCCCGGGGCATCGCCCGGGAGCGCGAGATCGCCGTTCGCGCGGCACTTGGCGCCGGTCGCCGGCGAATCGCCGTCCAGTTCCTCGCTGAAAGCGCGCTGCTCTCGGCAACCGGAGGGGTGGCCGGTGTCGTCCTCGCCTACTGGGGGCTGAGGGCGCTGATCCTCGCCGCGCCGCGAGACATCCCGGGCATCGAGCAGGCTCACGTCGATGCGCGGGTGCTCGTGTTCTCGGTCGGCTTGTGCCTGGCGACCACCGTGCTGGCGGGCCTGGCGCCCGCGCTCCGCGCCGCGCGGATCTCTCCCGCACGGTCCTTCCACGAGGCCGGACGCACGGTCTCCGGGACTCTGCGTGGCGGCCGACTGCGCAGCGTGCTCGTCGTGTGTGAACTGGCGCTCGCGATCGTGCTCCTCACCGGCGCCGCGCTCCTGGTCCGCAGCGTCGGCCGAATCACGACCATCGATCCGGGCGTCTCTCCAGAAGACGTCTTGACCGTCGAGATCACGCTGCCGACGGCGCGCTACGCGAATGACCCGCAGATCGCCGACGCATTCGACCGCATCACGGCGGCCGTCCGGCGCGTGCCCGGCGTCGTCACGGCCTCGGCCGCCAGCTCGCTGCCGATCGGCGGCGGCGGCTTCTACCTCGGTCGTGTCTTTCTCGAGGAGGGACAGCCAGCCCCGCCCGCGTCCACCGACACCGAGGCGGCCTGGAGCGTCGTCCAGCCAGGCTATTTCGGAGCCATGAAGATCCCGATCCTCGAGGGGCGCGCGTTCACGTCCCACGACGCGGCAACCTCCGCACCGGTCATCATCGTCAGCCAGGCGATGGCCAGGAAGATGTTTCCAAACCGGAGTCCGATCGGCCAGCGTATCCGATCGTGGCGAGACGAGAACCTCTACCGCGAGATCGTCGGCGTGGCGGGTGACGTTCGATACTACAGCCTCGCGGGCGACGTCCCGCACAACGTCTACGTCCCGCACACCCAGAATTCCTGGAACGGGCTCTCACTGGTAATCCGAACACGCGTCGATCCCCTCAGCGCACTGGCGTCGGTTCGCAGCGCGGTCTGGTCCGTCGACAAGAAACTTGCCCTGGCCAACGTCCAGACCATGCAGCAGATCATGGACAAGGACATGGCGGAACCCAGGCTGAGCATGTTCCTCCTGGTCCTCTTCGGCCTGACGGCGCTCGCGCTCTCCGCCATCGGCGTCTACGGCATCGTGGCCTACGCCGTCACCGAACGGACCCGCGAAATCGGCATCCGGATGGCGCTCGGCGCGGCCAGGCTCCAGGTGGTGGCCATGCTCGTCTGGCGGGCGCTGAGGCTCGCGGCGGCCGGACTGTTGTTCGGTCTGGCCGCGGCGCTCGCACTCACGCGGACGATCGAATCGCTGCTCTTCGAGGTGAAGGCGACCGATCCCGCGGCGTTCGGCGCGGCGGCCATGCTCCTGGTCGGGATCGCCGTGACCGCGGCCTGCATCCCCGCTTACCGGGCGTCCCGGGTCGATCCGGTGGCGACGCTGCGATCTGAATGA
- a CDS encoding Mut7-C RNAse domain-containing protein — MHATLRFYAELNDFLPRERRQIAFEHSWDGQVAVKDLVEGLGVPHTEVDLLLVNGESCGFERLLHDGDRVAVYPVFEALDIAAVTRVRPEPLREPAFVLDAHLGRLAALLRFAGFDSLYRNDFDDRELAEISAVERRILLTRDRELLKRAAVTHGFYVRKADPIGQFADVIERFDLRRLARPFTRCSRCNRLLEPATAASVAERVPPRSRDAYRRFLRCPGCGRLYWEGSHHRRLAQRLATVLVPQSG, encoded by the coding sequence GTGCATGCGACGCTGCGGTTCTACGCCGAGCTGAACGACTTCCTGCCTCGCGAACGACGCCAGATCGCGTTCGAGCACTCGTGGGACGGCCAGGTCGCCGTCAAGGACCTGGTCGAGGGCCTGGGCGTGCCGCACACGGAGGTAGATCTCCTTCTGGTCAATGGCGAGTCCTGCGGTTTTGAGCGGCTGCTGCACGACGGCGACCGGGTCGCGGTGTATCCGGTCTTCGAGGCGCTCGACATCGCCGCCGTGACACGCGTGCGGCCCGAACCCCTCCGGGAGCCGGCCTTCGTGCTCGACGCCCATCTCGGCCGCCTGGCCGCGCTGTTGCGCTTCGCAGGATTCGATTCCCTGTACCGAAACGACTTCGACGACAGGGAACTCGCGGAGATATCCGCCGTGGAGCGTCGCATTCTGCTCACCCGCGATCGGGAGCTGCTCAAACGGGCCGCTGTGACGCACGGATTCTACGTCCGCAAGGCCGATCCGATTGGGCAGTTCGCCGACGTCATCGAGCGCTTCGACCTTCGCCGCCTGGCCCGCCCGTTCACGCGATGCTCGCGGTGCAATCGGCTGCTCGAACCAGCGACTGCCGCCAGCGTGGCCGAGCGCGTTCCTCCGCGAAGCCGCGATGCATACCGTCGATTCCTGCGGTGCCCGGGCTGCGGCCGGCTCTACTGGGAGGGCAGCCACCATCGGCGGTTGGCGCAGCGGCTGGCGACGGTTCTGGTTCCGCAAAGCGGCTGA
- a CDS encoding M23 family metallopeptidase — translation MTSRRYTIVIADRTTGVVRRFTMSLRPTVIVVAMLFSLPVLVGLGARWSALAEVSGLRASAATLRLENDSYRAATKELTDQIESVQAAVTDLSVHAPLDSDSARALAKLPGIVRSRAMGGANPDTPVSRSVLSPAFASPEDTFGVLRELLGRLGSRLQIVRGDVEKRTALVNATPSIWPAHGALSATFGEREDPFNGGLAVHTGIDISTDKGQPVYATADGTLASEGWSGDYGNMIVIDHGFGLVTRYAHLSGFAAKPGAHVDRGEVIGYVGATGRATGPHLHYELLVNGQLTNPLRLLTSAHRP, via the coding sequence GTGACCTCAAGACGCTATACCATCGTGATCGCCGATCGGACGACGGGTGTTGTGCGTCGTTTCACGATGAGCCTGCGGCCCACGGTGATCGTGGTCGCGATGTTGTTCAGCCTTCCGGTGCTCGTTGGCCTCGGCGCACGGTGGAGTGCGCTGGCCGAGGTTAGTGGGTTGCGGGCGTCGGCGGCCACGCTCCGCCTCGAGAACGACAGCTACCGCGCGGCCACCAAGGAACTGACCGATCAGATTGAGAGCGTGCAGGCGGCCGTCACCGACCTCAGTGTGCACGCGCCCCTGGACTCGGACTCCGCCAGGGCACTGGCGAAACTGCCGGGCATCGTCCGATCCCGTGCGATGGGCGGTGCGAACCCCGATACGCCGGTCTCCCGGTCGGTGCTCTCCCCCGCGTTCGCGTCTCCGGAAGATACCTTCGGCGTCCTGCGCGAACTGCTGGGCCGTCTCGGAAGCCGCCTCCAGATCGTCCGCGGTGACGTCGAGAAGCGCACGGCGCTCGTGAACGCGACGCCCTCGATTTGGCCGGCCCACGGCGCGCTGTCGGCGACGTTCGGTGAACGCGAAGACCCGTTCAACGGCGGCCTGGCCGTGCACACCGGCATCGACATCTCGACCGACAAGGGGCAGCCGGTGTACGCCACAGCCGATGGCACGCTGGCATCCGAGGGGTGGAGCGGCGACTACGGCAACATGATCGTCATCGACCACGGCTTCGGCCTGGTGACGCGGTACGCGCACCTGTCCGGCTTTGCCGCCAAGCCTGGTGCTCACGTCGATCGCGGCGAGGTGATTGGCTACGTCGGCGCGACCGGCCGTGCGACCGGCCCGCACCTGCACTACGAGTTGTTGGTCAACGGACAGCTCACCAATCCCCTGCGCCTGCTGACCAGCGCGCACCGTCCGTGA
- the secA gene encoding preprotein translocase subunit SecA, producing the protein MLGALLAKVIGTQNERELKRIAPLIAAVNRFEDSIRPLTDDELRGKTVEFRERLSKGETLDDLLPEAFAVVREAGWRTLNMRHFDVQLIGGVVLHQGRIAEMKTGEGKTLVATLPAYLNALAGKGVHVVTVNDYLARRDSEWMGRVYRFLGLTVGVIQHELTDAERQVAYGCDITYGTNNEFGFDYLRDNMKFELAHYVQRGHHFAIVDEVDSILIDEARTPLIISGPAEESTELYYEVDRIIPRLKAGAVTRGDTKAEDREALETTGDYLVDEKHKTVTLTESGMAKAEQMLGGRLQPGGLYDPANMPLLHHTNQALRAHTLFKRDVDYMVKDGQVVIVDEFTGRLMEGRRWSDGLHQAVEAKEKVKIERENQTLATITFQNYFRKYKKLSGMTGTAETEAEEFGKIYNLDVMVIPPNRPLLRREDPDLIYRTEGEKYDAIVHDVIEKQAAGRPVLVGTISIEKSEHLSTMLRRRGIKHVVLNAKYHAQEAEIVAQAGRKATVTIATNMAGRGTDILLGGNPEFMARQQCLADELADKLPKGQERFVDDEENVYFYHIEYFYRVGRKDWERISGHFKRQTDAEHEEVVRFGGLHIVGTERHEARRIDNQLRGRAGRQGDPGSSQFYLSLQDDLMRIFGSDRISGLMQRLGMEEGVPIEHKMVTRAIERAQKQVEAQNFSVRKHLLEYDDVMNKQRENIYSLRREILEGLIRTEAEPVNTRDYLKVLAEDLVDSTVDTFCSKQIDPADWDLEAMKLELTRLFALDSGDFAIVGFDAGKPVDDLRDGLWERVKKRYADKEQLVESDILRRVERDIMLQIVDVQWKDHLYSLDHLKEGIGLRGYGQRDPLVEYKKESYALYQDMKDRVDEEMVRYLWWLRPVASEEALPVRRPSRRSAPVTLSAGGDAASVFGSSPAGASGRTPERTGGDDVIKTVRREEPKVGRNDPCPCGSGKKYKKCHGAGA; encoded by the coding sequence ATGCTTGGTGCTCTCCTCGCTAAAGTCATCGGAACCCAGAACGAACGCGAGCTGAAGCGGATTGCTCCGCTCATCGCCGCGGTCAACCGCTTCGAGGACTCAATCCGGCCGCTCACCGACGACGAACTGCGGGGCAAGACCGTGGAGTTCCGCGAACGGTTGTCGAAGGGTGAAACGCTCGACGACCTGCTGCCGGAGGCGTTTGCCGTCGTCCGCGAGGCCGGCTGGCGCACGCTGAACATGCGTCACTTCGACGTCCAGCTCATCGGGGGCGTCGTGCTTCACCAGGGCCGGATTGCCGAGATGAAGACCGGCGAGGGCAAGACGCTCGTCGCCACGCTGCCCGCATACCTGAACGCGCTTGCAGGCAAGGGCGTGCACGTCGTCACGGTCAACGACTACCTGGCTCGACGCGACTCGGAGTGGATGGGGCGCGTCTACCGGTTCCTCGGACTGACCGTTGGCGTGATCCAGCACGAACTGACCGACGCCGAGCGGCAGGTGGCATACGGCTGCGACATCACCTACGGCACGAACAACGAGTTCGGCTTCGACTACCTCCGCGACAACATGAAGTTCGAGCTCGCGCACTACGTCCAGCGCGGGCACCACTTCGCCATCGTGGACGAGGTGGACAGCATCCTCATCGACGAGGCGCGGACACCGCTCATCATCTCCGGGCCCGCCGAGGAATCGACGGAACTGTACTACGAGGTCGATCGCATCATCCCGCGCCTGAAGGCCGGTGCCGTCACGCGGGGCGACACCAAGGCCGAAGATCGCGAAGCGCTCGAGACGACCGGCGACTACCTCGTCGACGAGAAGCACAAGACGGTGACGCTCACCGAGAGCGGGATGGCCAAGGCCGAGCAGATGCTCGGCGGCCGCCTGCAGCCGGGCGGGTTGTACGACCCCGCCAACATGCCGCTCCTCCACCACACCAACCAGGCGCTGCGCGCGCACACGCTCTTCAAGCGCGACGTGGACTACATGGTCAAGGACGGCCAGGTCGTCATCGTGGACGAGTTCACGGGCCGGTTGATGGAAGGCCGGCGCTGGAGCGACGGCCTGCACCAGGCGGTGGAAGCCAAGGAGAAGGTGAAGATCGAGCGTGAGAACCAGACGCTCGCCACCATCACGTTCCAGAACTACTTCCGCAAGTACAAGAAGCTGTCCGGCATGACCGGAACGGCGGAGACCGAAGCCGAGGAATTCGGCAAGATCTACAACCTCGACGTGATGGTCATCCCGCCGAACCGGCCCCTGCTGCGGCGGGAGGACCCGGACCTCATCTACCGCACCGAGGGCGAGAAGTACGACGCCATCGTCCACGACGTCATCGAGAAGCAGGCCGCCGGCCGGCCGGTTCTGGTTGGGACGATCTCGATCGAGAAGTCGGAACACCTCTCGACGATGCTCCGCCGGCGCGGTATCAAGCACGTCGTGCTGAACGCCAAGTATCACGCACAGGAAGCAGAGATTGTCGCGCAGGCGGGCCGCAAGGCCACCGTGACGATTGCCACGAACATGGCCGGCCGCGGCACCGACATTCTGCTCGGTGGCAACCCGGAGTTCATGGCGCGCCAGCAGTGCCTGGCCGACGAACTGGCGGACAAGCTGCCGAAAGGGCAGGAGCGGTTCGTAGACGACGAAGAAAACGTCTACTTCTACCACATCGAGTATTTCTACCGCGTCGGCCGGAAGGACTGGGAGCGGATCTCCGGTCACTTCAAACGACAGACGGATGCGGAACACGAGGAGGTCGTCCGATTCGGCGGCCTGCACATCGTCGGCACCGAGCGCCATGAGGCGCGCCGCATCGACAATCAGCTCCGCGGCCGCGCGGGCCGGCAGGGCGATCCCGGTTCGTCCCAGTTCTACCTGTCACTCCAGGACGACCTGATGCGGATCTTCGGGTCCGACCGGATCTCGGGCCTGATGCAGCGGCTGGGAATGGAAGAGGGCGTCCCGATCGAGCACAAGATGGTCACGCGCGCGATCGAGCGTGCCCAGAAACAGGTCGAGGCGCAGAACTTCTCCGTCCGCAAGCATCTCCTCGAGTACGACGACGTGATGAACAAGCAGCGGGAGAACATCTACTCGCTGCGCCGTGAGATTCTCGAAGGCCTGATCCGCACGGAGGCCGAGCCGGTCAATACGCGCGACTACCTGAAGGTACTTGCGGAGGATCTGGTCGATTCCACGGTCGACACGTTCTGCAGCAAACAGATCGATCCAGCCGATTGGGATCTCGAGGCGATGAAGCTCGAGCTGACCCGGCTGTTCGCCCTCGACAGCGGCGACTTCGCGATTGTCGGCTTCGACGCCGGCAAGCCGGTGGACGATCTGCGCGACGGCCTCTGGGAGCGCGTGAAGAAGCGCTACGCCGACAAGGAGCAACTCGTCGAATCGGATATCCTGCGCCGCGTCGAGCGCGACATCATGCTCCAGATCGTGGACGTGCAGTGGAAGGACCACCTCTACAGCCTGGACCATCTGAAGGAAGGCATCGGCCTGCGCGGCTACGGCCAGCGCGATCCGCTCGTCGAGTACAAGAAAGAAAGCTACGCGTTGTACCAGGACATGAAGGACCGGGTCGACGAGGAGATGGTCCGGTACCTCTGGTGGCTGCGGCCCGTTGCCTCCGAAGAGGCGTTGCCCGTGCGGCGGCCGTCGCGGCGGTCGGCCCCGGTGACGCTCAGCGCCGGCGGTGACGCGGCGTCGGTCTTCGGCTCATCCCCGGCAGGTGCATCGGGGAGAACCCCGGAACGCACGGGCGGCGACGACGTGATCAAGACCGTTCGACGGGAGGAGCCGAAGGTCGGACGCAACGATCCGTGTCCGTGCGGCAGCGGAAAGAAGTACAAGAAGTGCCACGGCGCGGGTGCGTAG